In a genomic window of Flavobacterium sp. KACC 22761:
- a CDS encoding O-antigen ligase family protein: MKNTKLSYFFLVLIHAFIAVTIFIMPFLSKVYALLIPIIGFFIVLTTKNNNNEVLLVCAYLVGAEVFLRMTGGNLNNEYVKFNLVFFMFLGMVYKGFSSNSFVYWVFLIFLIPCILVTSTAEGYNFDIKKLLFFNLSGPVCLGICSIYAFSRRIQFSSVQKILSVMGLPILTTTVYLFLYNPSVRDVVTGTESNFETSGGFGPNQVSTILGLGIFIFFTQLVLFSKSIKEIVLNTFLLIFVSYRGIVTFSRGGVITGIVMIICLLFLVYQFSNAKGKGKFVLVAVLTALMGIGIWTYSSIQTSGLIEKRYANKDALGRDKKSKLSGREEIMDSEIKLFLDNPILGVGAGMGKEIRKESGTVIASHNEITRMLAEHGMFGVFCLMILFITPLIHFLNNRQHIYCLSFYLFWLLTINHAAMRIAAPAFVYALSLLSVRIILPEKAEKSDA, translated from the coding sequence ATGAAAAATACCAAACTTTCATATTTTTTTCTTGTCTTAATTCATGCATTTATTGCAGTGACAATTTTTATAATGCCTTTTCTTTCTAAGGTTTATGCTTTATTAATTCCTATAATAGGTTTTTTTATCGTCTTAACAACAAAAAACAATAATAATGAAGTTTTGCTGGTTTGTGCATATTTGGTTGGAGCAGAAGTTTTTTTAAGAATGACAGGAGGGAACCTTAATAATGAGTATGTCAAGTTTAATCTTGTTTTTTTTATGTTTTTAGGTATGGTTTATAAAGGTTTCTCTTCAAATTCATTTGTTTATTGGGTTTTCCTTATTTTCCTTATTCCATGTATACTAGTGACATCGACCGCAGAAGGTTATAATTTTGATATAAAGAAATTATTGTTTTTTAATCTTTCTGGACCAGTTTGTTTGGGCATTTGTTCCATATATGCTTTTAGTAGACGAATTCAGTTCTCTAGTGTCCAGAAGATTCTTTCTGTGATGGGATTACCAATTTTAACCACGACAGTTTATCTGTTTCTTTATAACCCGAGTGTGAGAGATGTAGTTACAGGAACAGAATCTAATTTTGAAACTTCCGGGGGATTTGGTCCGAATCAGGTTTCAACAATTTTAGGTTTAGGAATTTTTATTTTTTTTACACAATTGGTATTGTTTTCAAAATCCATCAAAGAAATAGTTTTAAATACGTTTTTATTAATATTTGTAAGTTATCGTGGAATTGTGACTTTTTCAAGAGGAGGAGTGATAACTGGAATTGTAATGATTATTTGCCTTTTGTTTTTGGTGTATCAATTTTCTAATGCAAAAGGAAAGGGGAAATTTGTTCTGGTGGCTGTTTTAACAGCATTAATGGGAATTGGAATTTGGACCTATAGTTCGATTCAAACCAGTGGGCTTATAGAGAAACGTTATGCAAACAAAGATGCTCTAGGAAGAGATAAAAAAAGTAAATTAAGCGGTCGTGAAGAAATTATGGACTCAGAAATTAAGCTTTTTTTAGATAATCCGATTTTAGGTGTAGGTGCTGGAATGGGTAAAGAAATACGAAAAGAATCTGGAACCGTAATCGCCTCTCACAATGAAATAACCAGAATGCTAGCAGAGCATGGAATGTTTGGTGTTTTTTGCTTGATGATATTGTTTATAACCCCACTGATTCATTTTCTGAATAATAGACAACATATCTATTGTCTGTCTTTTTATCTCTTTTGGTTATTAACCATAAATCATGCTGCAATGCGAATCGCCGCACCTGCATTTGTTTATGCCTTATCGTTGCTTTCGGTACGAATTATATTACCTGAAAAAGCGGAGAAATCAGATGCTTAA
- a CDS encoding glycosyltransferase family 4 protein — MEAGGAERMAVNYANALSRKIEFSGLIATRREGLLKNQLDKNVAYQFLNKKKLIDLKALFKTRSYIKKHKIDLMHAHSSSFFLAMLVKCLVPRVKIIWHDHYGISQDLEMRKNLGLKIGSLFFTGSIAVNSSLKKWAESYLWCKNVVFLPNFIEDVIYSNEIPILKGNDGKRIVCVANLRPQKNHELLINVAHLIKERYPEWTFHFFGKDFEDDHSEKIKKLIDDLKLEQSIFLYGTVNNVGFVLKQCDIAVLPSLSEGLPLAILEYGLYKKAVIATNVGQISKIITSEKKGLLVESNDIKQFSESIIRLIKNSEERAEMGLNLYNVIESEYSQKSIIRKYLIWLNSLTNFALKISI, encoded by the coding sequence TTGGAAGCTGGTGGAGCTGAGCGTATGGCAGTTAATTATGCTAATGCATTGTCAAGAAAAATCGAATTTTCAGGTTTGATTGCTACTAGAAGAGAAGGGCTATTAAAGAACCAGCTCGATAAAAATGTTGCTTATCAGTTTTTAAATAAAAAGAAATTAATTGATTTAAAAGCTTTATTCAAAACAAGATCCTATATTAAAAAGCATAAAATTGATCTTATGCATGCACATAGTTCTTCGTTTTTTTTAGCTATGCTCGTTAAATGTCTTGTACCAAGAGTTAAAATAATCTGGCATGATCACTACGGAATTTCGCAGGATTTAGAGATGAGAAAAAATCTTGGTTTGAAAATAGGATCACTCTTTTTTACCGGTTCTATTGCGGTTAATTCGTCATTGAAAAAATGGGCAGAGTCTTATTTATGGTGTAAAAATGTTGTTTTTCTTCCAAATTTTATTGAAGACGTTATCTATTCAAATGAAATTCCAATTTTAAAAGGAAATGATGGTAAAAGAATTGTCTGTGTAGCCAATCTTCGTCCGCAAAAAAATCATGAATTATTAATTAACGTCGCGCATTTAATCAAAGAAAGATACCCTGAATGGACTTTTCATTTCTTTGGAAAAGATTTTGAAGATGATCATTCTGAAAAAATCAAGAAATTAATTGATGATTTGAAATTAGAGCAATCTATTTTCCTTTATGGTACGGTCAATAATGTTGGTTTTGTATTGAAACAATGTGATATTGCCGTCTTGCCCTCGTTATCAGAAGGTCTTCCTTTAGCAATTTTAGAATATGGATTGTATAAAAAAGCAGTGATAGCGACAAATGTTGGTCAAATTTCAAAAATAATAACTTCTGAAAAGAAAGGGTTACTTGTTGAATCTAATGATATAAAACAATTTTCAGAATCAATCATTAGACTGATCAAAAATAGCGAGGAAAGAGCAGAAATGGGATTGAATTTGTATAATGTTATTGAGTCAGAATATTCTCAAAAATCAATTATTAGGAAATACTTAATATGGTTGAATTCTTTGACTAATTTTGCTCTCAAAATTTCAATTTAA
- a CDS encoding glycosyltransferase, with amino-acid sequence MKFLIITHVEHLKEGNHYFGYAPYVREMNIWFKYIDEVIIVGPLFKNKPTAIDLAYQHQKIDFRKIPGFNFTNFTNILISAFKLPIIFWRIFWAIKNADHIHLRCPGNVGLIGCIVQIFFPRKQKTAKYAGNWDSKSKQPWTYKLQKYILNNTFLTRNMKVLIYGEWKNQSKNIKPFFTATYSEIEKEVILKNDLDETLEFIFVGSLVIGKNPLYAIKLVQKLLKSGKSANLNLYGDGVEKNNIEIYIKENKLEKNIFLHGNQDKEIVKKAYQKSHFVILPSKSEGWPKAIAEGMFWGCVPLATKVSCVPFMLDYGARGVMLEMDLEKDFTQINTLLKNHEIFIMKSKHSQEWSQIYTTDFFEKEIKNLL; translated from the coding sequence ATGAAATTTTTAATAATTACACATGTAGAACATCTTAAAGAAGGTAATCATTATTTTGGTTACGCTCCGTATGTTCGCGAAATGAATATTTGGTTCAAATATATAGATGAGGTGATTATTGTTGGGCCTTTATTTAAAAACAAACCTACGGCGATTGATCTTGCTTATCAGCATCAAAAGATAGATTTTAGGAAAATACCTGGTTTCAATTTTACTAATTTTACGAATATTCTGATATCTGCATTTAAATTACCAATAATTTTTTGGAGAATATTTTGGGCGATAAAAAATGCAGACCATATTCACTTACGTTGCCCAGGCAATGTAGGCTTGATAGGGTGTATAGTTCAGATTTTTTTTCCAAGAAAACAAAAAACCGCTAAATATGCTGGAAATTGGGATTCAAAAAGTAAACAACCCTGGACATATAAATTACAAAAATACATTTTAAACAATACCTTTTTGACACGAAATATGAAGGTATTGATTTATGGGGAATGGAAAAATCAATCTAAAAATATAAAACCATTTTTTACAGCAACTTATTCTGAAATTGAAAAAGAAGTAATTTTAAAGAATGATTTAGATGAAACACTTGAATTTATTTTCGTTGGAAGTTTAGTTATTGGTAAAAATCCTCTTTATGCTATTAAATTAGTTCAAAAATTACTTAAAAGTGGGAAAAGTGCAAATTTGAATTTGTATGGTGATGGTGTTGAGAAAAATAATATAGAGATTTATATTAAAGAAAATAAACTAGAGAAGAATATTTTTTTGCATGGAAATCAAGATAAGGAAATAGTAAAAAAAGCTTATCAAAAAAGCCACTTTGTAATATTACCCTCAAAAAGCGAAGGTTGGCCAAAAGCAATTGCTGAAGGAATGTTTTGGGGTTGTGTTCCTCTTGCCACTAAAGTTTCGTGCGTGCCATTTATGCTTGATTATGGGGCTAGAGGTGTTATGCTCGAAATGGATTTGGAAAAAGATTTTACACAAATAAATACACTTCTTAAAAATCATGAAATTTTTATAATGAAAAGTAAGCATTCACAAGAGTGGTCTCAAATCTATACAACTGATTTTTTTGAAAAAGAAATAAAAAATTTGCTTTAA